In Actinomyces marmotae, the DNA window TCAGGAGCGAGACCGGTCCGCCATCCACAGGCCCTCCTAGCCCTTGTGGGGGCGGGAAGGGCCTGTGGAGGACCAACCGGTCTCGATCGTCATTTCGACCGGTCTCGATGCTGTTTTCGACCGGTCTCGGCGCGGAGGGGGGTGGGGATCAGCAGCAGCCGGTCTCGATGCTCTGCTCGGCGAGCTCGCGGCGGGCGCGCCAGTACTCCCGCTCGCTCATCGGCTCATGATCCGGATGCTCGCGCCGGTGACGGGCGACGTAGCGCTCGTACCCGGATTCGCCGGTGAAGTCCCGCCACATGGCGCGCGCCTGGCGCAAGCCGTCACGCAGGCCGTTGGGGAGCCCCGTCAGGGCGCGAGTCATCCGAATCATCTCCTTCTCGAGCCGGCTGTCAGTGAGCGCCGTGGGGCGCCTGGCCGGGGATGAGCGCCGGGTCGCCCACGGCCTCGTACTCCTTGACGAGCTTCTTCTGCAGCGGCGAGGCGAGCATCGTGCTCGGCGCGTAGAAGTTGGACTCCTGGTAGGGGTCCTCGGAGTTCGAGGTGTCGTGCGCGCGGATCGCCTTGATGACCCGCAGGAGCGCCATGATCATGACGAAGGCCACCATGGCCACGAACACGACAGACAGGGTTCCCTGGATCATCGTGTTGCGCACGACTGCCCGGGTGTCGGCGATCGCCGTGGCGTCGGTGAGCGTGGGCAGGAGCTTCTTGGCGTCGCGCCACTGCTGGAAGTAGCCCACGCGCGGATCGGTGGAGAAGATCTTGTGCCACGACGCCGTGAAGGTGACCACCGTGTCGAACACCAGCGGGATCATCGGGATCCACACGTACTTCGTGTAGCCCTTGCGCACCACCATGACCGTGCACACCAGCAGCGCGACGGCCGCGATGAGCTGGTTGGCGATGCCGAAGAGCGGGTAGAGGGTCTGGATCCCTCCTCGGGGATCGGTCACACCCATGAGCAGCAGCGATCCCCAGGCCGTCACGACGACGGCGGTGGTCGCCCAGGCGCCCACGTGCCAGGAGGGGTCGCGGAACTTGGGCCAGATGTTGCCCAGCGCGTCGGAGAGCTGGAAGCGCGCCACGCGGGTGACGGCGTCGACGGCCGAGAGGATGAACAGGGCCTCGAACATGATGGCGAAGTGGTACCAGAATCCCATCATGGCCCGGCCGCCGCCGATCTGGTGGAGGATGTGCGACATCCCGACGCTGAGGGTCGGCGCCCCACCGGTGCGCGAGACGATGCTGGGCTCGCCGACGTCGGAGGCCACCTGCTTGAGCGCCTCGGCGCCCGTGAAGGTCTTGGGGTTGCCCGCCTCGTCCCAGGAGTCCCAGGTGGGCTCCATCCGATTGCCGTGGGCGTCAGTGACGTTGAGGTTCTCGACGGCGGCGTCGGCGATCTCGGCGCGCGCGGCGGCCTTGTCATTGCCGTTGGCGGCGTTGGCCGAGGCGACGACGCTGGGGCCGGCGAGCTTGTCCATCGAGGCCGGGGAGGTGTTCATCGAGAAGTAGATGCCGGGGCTGAGCGAGACGGCCGCCGCCAGGGCCATGATCGCCACGAAGGACTCCATGAGCATGCCGGCGTAGCCGATCATGCGGACCTGCGACTCCTTCTGGATCATCTTGGGGCTGGTGCCCGAGGAGACCATGGCGTGCATGCCGGATAGGGCGCCGCAGGCGATGGTGATGAACAGGAACGGGAAGATGGCGCCGGCGAAGACCGGACCCTCGGTGTTGCTGGCGAACTCGGAGACGGCGGCCATCTCGACGACGGGGCGCACGATGATGATCCCGATGGCCAGGATCGCGATGGTGCCGACCTTCATGAAGGTCGAGAGGTAGTCACGCGGGGTGAGCAGCACCCACACCGGCAGGACGGCGGCGAGGAAGCCGTAGATGACCATGGCCCACACGAGCGTCGTGGGGGACAGGTGCAGGAACTTGCCGAGGGAGGACTCGGCCACCCACCGGCCGCCGATGATGACGCCGATGAGGATGGCGAAGCCGACGATGGAGACCTGCGTGATGTTGCCGGGCTGGACGTAGCGCAGCCACAGGCCCATGCCGATGGCGATCGGGATGGTCATGCCGACACTGAAGACGCCCCAGGGGGACTCGGCCAGGGCGTTGACGCAGACCATCGCGAGGACCGCCAGGACGATCATGAGCATGACGAAGACGACGATCGTGGCGACCGTGCCGCCGATCTTGCCGATCTCATCGGTGGCCATCTGGCCCAGGGACCGCCCGCCGCGGCGCATGGAGAAGAACAGGACGAGCATGTCCTGCACAGCCCCGGCCACGACGACGCCCAGGATGATCCACAGCGTTCCCGGCAGATAGCCCATCTGGGCGGCGAGGACCGGCCCGACCAGGGGGCCAGCGCCGGCGATGGCGGCGAAGTGGTGGCCGTAGAGGACCACGCGGTGCGTCGGGTCGAAGTCGCGGCCGTTGTTGATGCGCTCGGCCGGGGTCGCGTTGGTGTCATCGGGGCGCATGATCCTGCGCTGGATGAACAGGCCGTAGAAGCGGTAGCCGATGGCATAGGTGCAGATGGCGGTCACCACGAACCAGATCGTGTTGACCCTCTCCCCGCGCGCCACTGCCAACATCCACCAGCCCAGCACTCCCAGGGCGGTGATGACCACCCAGGTCGCGATGCGCTTGGGGGTCCAGGTGGTGTCCATCCTGGTGCCGACGGGCACGCCAGCTTTGTTCCTGATGATGAGGCGCTCCTCCTGGGGGGTGTAGGAGGGCAGATCCTTCTGGTCTTGGGAGTTCATAGATTCCCTTCTCGGCACTGAGAGAGAGCGTTGCGGGGTGGGACATGAGGCGCGCCTGTGATGACGGCCTCGCAGAGCCTACTCATTGTCTCAGGGATTGGCCACGTTGACTACGCCAGTGTCAGTAAAACGCGGTGCAGGGGTGTCAAGTGTGGACAGACGGCGCGGGAGCGGAGCGGGTCCGCCCTGAACCGGTCTCGTTGCTGACAACGACCGGTCTCGGTGGTGATAACTACCGGTCTCGGCGAGGGGGCTGGGGGCGTGGGGGCCGAGGGAGTCCGGGGTGATGACGGGCAGGACCGACCAGGGGAAGTTGATCCACTTGTCGGTCTCCTTCCAGCAGTAGTCCGGGGTGAAGACGGAGCGGGGCTTGCGGTAGATGACGGCGCTGCGCGCGTCGACCGGCACCGTCTCATCGCCCAACTCCAGGCCCTGACTGCGCAGGAGGTCCATGACCAACTTGAGGGTCTTGCCCGAGTCCGCGACGTCGTCGACCACGAGGACTTTCTTGCCCGGCAGCTCGGAGGCGTCCATGAGCGGGGGCAGGATAACCGGCTCCTCCAGCGTCTCGCCGATGCCGGTGTAGAACTCGACGTTCATCGCGCCCATCGCCTTGATCCCGATGGCGTAGCCGATCGCGCCGGCCGGGATGAGGCCGCCGCGGGCGATGGCGATGATGAGGTCCGGCATCCAGCCCGAGGCGACGATCTGCGCGCTCAACTCGCGCTCGGCGACGCCGAAGAGCTCCCAGGTGAGGTTCTCACGGTCCGGGTGGTCGGCGGTGGAGGCGCCGTCGTCGAAGGCCGCGCCGGGGGCGGTGGGAGAGGTCTGGCTGGGGCTGTTCGCGTTGCTCACGTCGGCATCCTGGGATCGGGACAAAGCGGTTGCGTGTGAATCGTAGTCGGAGGCGCGCGCCGAGGCGAGGCGCCCGGATCGGCCGCGCGCCGCCGGCCGGGCGTCGCCGTCGGCGTCGTGCTCCTGGGGACGGGCCCGGGGGCACGGGCTCGTCCCTGAGAGCACGAGCCCGGCGCCGCGGGAGGGGATGGGCCTCAGCAGGGCGCGTCGTCGAGGTGCGCGACGAGGGAGGCCGCCAGCCCCGTGTAGGTCGCGGGCGTGAGGGCCAGGAGGCGCGCCTCCACCTCGGTGGGCATGCCCAGGCCGGCGATGAACTCCCGCATCCCCTCGGCGCTCACCGCGCGGCCGCGGGTCAGCTCCTTGAGGCGCTCATAGGGGTCGGCCATGCCCGTGGCCCCGGCCACCGACGCCGCCCGCATCGCCTGCTGCACCGGCTCTCCCAGCACCTCCCACGTGGCGTCCAGGTCCTCGGCGAGCCGCGCGGCATCGACGTCGAGTCCGGCCAGGCCCCGGCGGATGTTGTCGATGGCCAGCAGGCAGTGGCCCAGGCCGACGCCGATATTGCGCTGCGTCGTCGAATCGGTGAGGTCGCGCTGGAGGCGGGAGGTCACCAGCGTGGCGGCGAGCGTGTCCAGCAGCGCCCCCGAGACCTCCAGGTTCGCCTCGGCGTTCTCGAAGCGGATCGGGTTGACCTTGTGCGGCATCGTCGACGAGCCCGTGGAGCCCTGCGCGCTCAGGCGCTGGCGGAAGTAGCCCAGGGAGATGTAGGTCC includes these proteins:
- a CDS encoding YbdD/YjiX family protein is translated as MTRALTGLPNGLRDGLRQARAMWRDFTGESGYERYVARHRREHPDHEPMSEREYWRARRELAEQSIETGCC
- a CDS encoding carbon starvation CstA family protein; translated protein: MNSQDQKDLPSYTPQEERLIIRNKAGVPVGTRMDTTWTPKRIATWVVITALGVLGWWMLAVARGERVNTIWFVVTAICTYAIGYRFYGLFIQRRIMRPDDTNATPAERINNGRDFDPTHRVVLYGHHFAAIAGAGPLVGPVLAAQMGYLPGTLWIILGVVVAGAVQDMLVLFFSMRRGGRSLGQMATDEIGKIGGTVATIVVFVMLMIVLAVLAMVCVNALAESPWGVFSVGMTIPIAIGMGLWLRYVQPGNITQVSIVGFAILIGVIIGGRWVAESSLGKFLHLSPTTLVWAMVIYGFLAAVLPVWVLLTPRDYLSTFMKVGTIAILAIGIIIVRPVVEMAAVSEFASNTEGPVFAGAIFPFLFITIACGALSGMHAMVSSGTSPKMIQKESQVRMIGYAGMLMESFVAIMALAAAVSLSPGIYFSMNTSPASMDKLAGPSVVASANAANGNDKAAARAEIADAAVENLNVTDAHGNRMEPTWDSWDEAGNPKTFTGAEALKQVASDVGEPSIVSRTGGAPTLSVGMSHILHQIGGGRAMMGFWYHFAIMFEALFILSAVDAVTRVARFQLSDALGNIWPKFRDPSWHVGAWATTAVVVTAWGSLLLMGVTDPRGGIQTLYPLFGIANQLIAAVALLVCTVMVVRKGYTKYVWIPMIPLVFDTVVTFTASWHKIFSTDPRVGYFQQWRDAKKLLPTLTDATAIADTRAVVRNTMIQGTLSVVFVAMVAFVMIMALLRVIKAIRAHDTSNSEDPYQESNFYAPSTMLASPLQKKLVKEYEAVGDPALIPGQAPHGAH